GAAATGCCTGATTCCGTCAGCGGCCACTCTACCAGAGCCTTTGACATGACCCGCGATGTGGTTGCCCTGGTTCTCGGCGGCGGGCGAGGCAGCCGTCTTCGGCCGCTGACCTCCGAGCGCGCGAAACCCGCCGTGCCCTTATGCGGGCGGTACCGGCTGGTGGACATTCCGATCAGCAACTGCCTTCACTCGAGGATCAACCGGGTTTTCCTGCTCACGCAATTCAACAGCGCATCGCTTCACCGCCACGTCAGCAACACATACAAATTTGACGCGTTTTCGGACGGGTTTGTCGAGATCCTTGCTGCCGAGCAGACCTATCAGAGCGGCGACTGGTACCAGGGCACGGCTGACGCGGTCCGCAAACAACTGCGGCATTTCCGCATCCTCGACGCCAAGTATTTCCTCATCCTGTCGGGCGACCAGCTTTACAGTATGAATTACGGGGACATCCTGAAGACCCACATCGACAAGGGCGCCGACATCACCATCGCGGCCCTGCCCGTTGCCAAAGACGCCGCCCGGGCTTTCGGCGTGCTGCAGGTGGACCAGGGCGGTCGAATCGTTAATTTCGTCGAGAAACCGTCCGACGACGGTCAATTCGAGAAGCTCGTCACCCCCAAAGCCGTGTTCGACGACTTCGGCCTCGAATCGGAAGGGCGCGATTACCTCGGGTCGATGGGCATCTACGTGTTCAACGCGGGTCTCCTGCGAGACCTGCTGCTCGAACACCACGATTGGAACGATTTCGGCCACCATGTCCTGCCCAGGTCGCTGCACGAGCGGACCATTTTCGCACACCTCTTCTCGGGGTTCTGGGAAGACATCGGGACAGTCCGGTCGTACTACGAGGTCAGCATTCGCATGGTGCAGCCCGACCCGCCGTTCGAGTTTCACCGTCCCGGCCATGTGGTGTACAGCCGCGCCCGCTATTTGCCCGGTGCGCGCGTAACAAATGCCACCGTACGGAACGCGATGATTTGCGAGGGATGCCGTGTCGAGGACGCAACCATTGTTGATTCGATCATTGGCATTCGCACCGTGGTCGGCCGCGGCGTGACCATCAATCGCAGCATCGTCATGGGGGACGACTATTTCGAGGTTGCTCCCGCGCCGGGCCAGATTCCTATCGGGATCGGCGAGGGCTCGCGCATCGAGGGGGCCATCATCGACAAGAATGCCCGCATCGGCAAGAATGTGCGCATCTATGCCGCCGACAACCTGCCCGACCAGGCGGGCGACGGCTGGGCGATTCGCGACGGGATTGTCGTAGTGCTGAAGGATGCCACGATCCCCGACGGAACGGTCATTGGAAAAGCCTGAAGCGCGGCCATGGGCGAACGGGCCGGACCGCGCGGGGTGAGATACACAGCCTTGTGAGGACGGGCGTCAACCCATGCCATCGCTTGCCTTGACTACGACGAAATGGATGCTCGATGCCGCCACGCGGCTGCTCAAGGCGACCGTGCGCGTGCACAACATCTCCTGCCTCGACGAAGACATGGCCGTCATTCTCGTAGCGAACCATTTCACGCGCCTCGAAACCGTTCTTCTGCCGTATGTGTTCCAGAAGCACGCGGGGCAGGAGCTCTGGTCTCTGGCGGCCGCCGAACTTTTTCAGGGCCGGATCGCCGGCTACCTCCATTCGGTGGGCGCCATCTCGACGAGCGATCCGGATCGCGACAAGACCATCCTGCACAGCCTTCTCGTGGGCGACCACCCGTGGATCATCTTTCCGGAAGGCCGCATGATCAAAGATAAGCGCGTGCTGGACGAACGGGGCATGTTCGCCGTGTTCTCGGGCGAAGAGCCTCGGCCGCCGCACCGGGGGGCCGCCGTTCTCGCCCTGCGGGCGGAGTTCTACCGCCGGAAGATCGCGTGCCTGGCCAAACGGCCCGGCCAACCCGGCTTGGCCGAGACCCTCGACCGGTTTGGCCTGGCGTCCGCCGCCGAGCCCTTGCGCAAGCGCACGGTCATCGTACCGGTCAACATCACCTATTTCCCGCTCCGTCCGCAAGCCAACCTGTTTCTCAACCTCGCCAAACGCGCAATACGGGATCTGAGCCCGCGCGCCATCGAAGAACTGTCCGTCGAGGGCACCGTGCTTGCACGCGATACGGACATCGACATTACGCTCGGCACGCCGATCGACGCAGGCACGTTTCTGGAAGCTCCCGAGTACGCCGGACTGATGGCCTGCGGCGATTCAGACCTTGAGCTCCTGGCCGCGGAGCCGAGAGCGATGTTCGAGGAGGCCGCCCACCGCCTGATGCTGCGCTACATGGAAGCAATCTACGGACTGGCCACTCTCAACCATGACCACATTTTCGGCGGCCTGCTGCGTCACCAGGGCGCGCGCACCTTCACCGAATACGAACTGCGAAGCAGGGCGTTTCTGGCCGTCCGGCGTCTCAAGGAGAGCGGGCAATACCGTCTGCACCCGCGTTTGGAGGCCCAATACCCGTGCCTGGCGTCGGGGCGGGCATGTCCCGAGCTGCGCGATTTTCTCGACTTATCCGTGCGGGAGGGGATACTGCGCGAGTGCGGGGGCCGGTACGTTCGCACGCGTCATCTGCGAGCCTCCGCGGCCGGATTTCATAGCGTCAGGACCCAGGATATCCTGTACGTGCTCGCCAACGAACTCGAACCGGCGGATCAGGCGGCGGCCGTCGTGAAACATGCGGCGGCGGTTCCCGAAGAGATCGTACGCTTGCGAATGCGCCGGCATTTCCTCGACGGGGACCGCGCGATGTTCGAGGAGGACTACGCCCGGTACGCGCTCGAGGGCGAGAGCAAACCCAGAGAGGTCGGAGCGCCGTTTCTGCTTGTTCCTCGGGTCATCCGGGGAGGCGTCGTGCTGATTCACGGTTATATGGCCGCTCCTCTGGAGGTTCGCGCGTTGGGCGCCTACCTTCTCGAACAGGGGTTCCTGGTATACGGCGCCCGGCTCAAAGGACATGGTACCGCCCCCGAAGATCTCGCGCAGACCAAGTGGGACGCGTGGCGCGACTCCGTGGACCGCGCGTTCGCCATCGTGCGGTCGTATACCGACAGCGTGATCTTCGGGGGATTCTCGATGGGCGGCGTGCTGGCCTTGTTGGCGGCGGCGGAAATGCGGGCCGACACGCTCGGCGTCTTCGCGATCTCGGCGCCGCTTGAGTTGCGCAGCTACGCCGCACGCATGGCGTCGTCGATCGTCACCATGAACACGCTCCTGAACCTTTTCAGCGGCCGCGACGCTCCCTGGTTCGTCGAGAACGTACCGGAGAACCCGCACATCAACTATGTCCGGAACCCCATCGCGGGCGTAAGCGAATTGGGCAAAGTCATGAAGGCCATGGAACGCGCGCTGCCCGATGTTGCCGCGCCAGCGTTGATCATCCAGGGAGACGGCGACCCCACCGTGCACCCAAACAGCGCAGGGCGCATCTTCGAACTCCTGGGAAGCGAGGCAAAAGAGGTGATCATGCTCGAACGGGCGCGGCACGGGATCGTCAACGGTCCCGGCAGCGCCGAAGTCTTCGAACACGTCGGCAGATTCGTACGGGCCCTCGAAGACAAGCGCCTCGAAGCTCAATCCCGTCAAGCCGTGTAGGCCTGCGCGGCGAATCCCGTCGATTTGCCGGTCTCGGGTGCTATAATGGCGGCGGTGCCCCGTAAACCGCGAAGGAGGAACGCCATCATGCCGGACAAGAAGGAAAAGGTCTCGGATTTCAGGTACGACACAGGCGCGGCCCGGGTGCCGTGGGCCGCGGTGGGAGAACATGTGCGCGAGGAGGATATCCTGGCATTGGTCCGCTTTCTGCTGCGTCCGGCCGAGGACAAACAGGAAAAATACGACGCACGGTTGAAGAAGCTCGAGACGCGGCTCCGGAAACTGGGGAAGGTTGCGACGCCGGCCGGCAAACTCAGCCTGGCGGGGAATGTCCAGGCGCTCGAGGAGGAAATCGCGAAATTCCTTGGCGCGAAACACACCGTGTTTCTCACCAACGCGACGGCGGGGTTCGAGATCGGGTTCAAGTATGCGGGGCTCAAGCCCGGCGACGAGGTTATCGCGCCCGCAATCACGTTTATCGCGACGATCGCGTACCCGCTCTCGATTGGGGCCAAGGTCGTATTGTCTGACGTTGAGCCGCGCAGTCTCAACATGGATCCCAAAGACGTGGAACGCAAGATCACGCCGAACACCAAGGCGATCATTCCGGTCCACCTCGGCGGATACCCTGTCGACATGGGGCCGCTCATGAAACTGGCGCGCAAACACAATGTGACGGTTATTGAAGACGCGGCCCACGCGTTCGGAGGGTCCTACCGCGGCAAGATGCTCGGCACCATCGGGCATTTCGGGTCGTTCAGTTTTCATGAGGTCAAAAACATCACGTCGCTTGGGGAAGGGGGCATCCTGGCGTCGAATATTGCCTTCGGCAAGGAACTTCGCCGCGCGCGGTTTCTGGGACTTGACCTCACGCGCCGGATCCCGAACTGGCTGTACGATGTGCCGGCGTTTGAGGGGAAAGAGGGCTATTTCTTCACGGGCAACTACTCGACCACCGAGATCCAGGCGCTCGGGTTGCTGTCGCAGATGAAACGGTTGTCCCGGATCATCGCGAAACGCAAGAAGGCGGCGCAGTATCTTGACAGGCGATTCAGCAAGGTCGAGGGCATTCTTACTCCGCCCGGCGACGACGCAAAGGTCAAGAGCACGTACCATCTGTACCTGCTGCAGATCGACCCCGACAAAGTCGGCGGCGATATCAAGACTCTCAAGAAGAAGCTCGACGCCCGGGGCATCGTGCAGATTCCCCATTTCGCCCCGCTGTACAAGTTCAGCGTGATGAAACAGATGGGATACGACACCGACGCCATCGAGAAGACGTGCCCCGTTGCGGAGGAAGCGTTCCAGCACCGGTTCACTCATCTCCCGCTTTACGATTTCAGCAGCGAACAATTGGCTTACCTTGCCGGCGCGGTGATCGAGTCCGTCGGCGAGATGAAGCGCGGCATCTAAGCAGGCCTCGCCGCCGGTGTTTGTGGCGCAGTCGTCCATGTCTGCCTGGAAGGGCGGGTGTCTCGTCCCTTTGAGGATGGAGGACGCGTTGTTTATGCTCAGAGGATACG
The nucleotide sequence above comes from Candidatus Hydrogenedentota bacterium. Encoded proteins:
- a CDS encoding DegT/DnrJ/EryC1/StrS family aminotransferase, yielding MPDKKEKVSDFRYDTGAARVPWAAVGEHVREEDILALVRFLLRPAEDKQEKYDARLKKLETRLRKLGKVATPAGKLSLAGNVQALEEEIAKFLGAKHTVFLTNATAGFEIGFKYAGLKPGDEVIAPAITFIATIAYPLSIGAKVVLSDVEPRSLNMDPKDVERKITPNTKAIIPVHLGGYPVDMGPLMKLARKHNVTVIEDAAHAFGGSYRGKMLGTIGHFGSFSFHEVKNITSLGEGGILASNIAFGKELRRARFLGLDLTRRIPNWLYDVPAFEGKEGYFFTGNYSTTEIQALGLLSQMKRLSRIIAKRKKAAQYLDRRFSKVEGILTPPGDDAKVKSTYHLYLLQIDPDKVGGDIKTLKKKLDARGIVQIPHFAPLYKFSVMKQMGYDTDAIEKTCPVAEEAFQHRFTHLPLYDFSSEQLAYLAGAVIESVGEMKRGI
- a CDS encoding glucose-1-phosphate adenylyltransferase — protein: MPDSVSGHSTRAFDMTRDVVALVLGGGRGSRLRPLTSERAKPAVPLCGRYRLVDIPISNCLHSRINRVFLLTQFNSASLHRHVSNTYKFDAFSDGFVEILAAEQTYQSGDWYQGTADAVRKQLRHFRILDAKYFLILSGDQLYSMNYGDILKTHIDKGADITIAALPVAKDAARAFGVLQVDQGGRIVNFVEKPSDDGQFEKLVTPKAVFDDFGLESEGRDYLGSMGIYVFNAGLLRDLLLEHHDWNDFGHHVLPRSLHERTIFAHLFSGFWEDIGTVRSYYEVSIRMVQPDPPFEFHRPGHVVYSRARYLPGARVTNATVRNAMICEGCRVEDATIVDSIIGIRTVVGRGVTINRSIVMGDDYFEVAPAPGQIPIGIGEGSRIEGAIIDKNARIGKNVRIYAADNLPDQAGDGWAIRDGIVVVLKDATIPDGTVIGKA
- a CDS encoding alpha/beta fold hydrolase — its product is MPSLALTTTKWMLDAATRLLKATVRVHNISCLDEDMAVILVANHFTRLETVLLPYVFQKHAGQELWSLAAAELFQGRIAGYLHSVGAISTSDPDRDKTILHSLLVGDHPWIIFPEGRMIKDKRVLDERGMFAVFSGEEPRPPHRGAAVLALRAEFYRRKIACLAKRPGQPGLAETLDRFGLASAAEPLRKRTVIVPVNITYFPLRPQANLFLNLAKRAIRDLSPRAIEELSVEGTVLARDTDIDITLGTPIDAGTFLEAPEYAGLMACGDSDLELLAAEPRAMFEEAAHRLMLRYMEAIYGLATLNHDHIFGGLLRHQGARTFTEYELRSRAFLAVRRLKESGQYRLHPRLEAQYPCLASGRACPELRDFLDLSVREGILRECGGRYVRTRHLRASAAGFHSVRTQDILYVLANELEPADQAAAVVKHAAAVPEEIVRLRMRRHFLDGDRAMFEEDYARYALEGESKPREVGAPFLLVPRVIRGGVVLIHGYMAAPLEVRALGAYLLEQGFLVYGARLKGHGTAPEDLAQTKWDAWRDSVDRAFAIVRSYTDSVIFGGFSMGGVLALLAAAEMRADTLGVFAISAPLELRSYAARMASSIVTMNTLLNLFSGRDAPWFVENVPENPHINYVRNPIAGVSELGKVMKAMERALPDVAAPALIIQGDGDPTVHPNSAGRIFELLGSEAKEVIMLERARHGIVNGPGSAEVFEHVGRFVRALEDKRLEAQSRQAV